From Hermetia illucens chromosome 6, iHerIll2.2.curated.20191125, whole genome shotgun sequence, one genomic window encodes:
- the LOC119660249 gene encoding uncharacterized protein LOC119660249 yields MIMKMRGRPQHDFWEKGHFELIKTENSRILARCLICSRVLKNTARSRLIIHRKACPGADIKIDESNLEISKDESHIEPEGDVEMESISNIVNGENEVIRTADQSDEGEEYESIQVFLDNNSDEICISPEFQAEKPGSSTPSNSQSPAHETKKIKLVRVSSAASASTCNLEDIHLAFTELFISSNIPFKTLNSVYLKRFLAKLNRNYKPPTLKELTTTYLDKIHEKFNARVPCEEQDAVLLLSGWKDFSDTSKCLVACLYLKAQNESQDTRVFLNTWDLDVDFIGDDSDIQTKVIQESYKLAKEFYNANIFAVISDNLQLEIGSVEIPLWHSVCHSYLAGCLAEDIIDQDDVKFVKQILQEVKNKDIELKILEAGGSRILLPSEKRYCTYRDSFRCFITNNPIVQDFLERENIDIHYTIRSAICNESFLKKIETYLNVIEPLCELIYLSQKRNTTLAEIAEKWMELSFPSEFQEHLEKRRAQALTPVAMSANFMHPSYRGRKFNSEQMKMVEYFLLEALDSPGLDQLLLFKRNEDVFKILAVKKVISYDTFWSMAERMCPELATFAKRLLCIPASVSYVDKIFSNWSGAHSSARNLLGMDLYRKLTKAHFELNLADNSSS; encoded by the exons AAAAGCCTGTCCAGGAGCTGATATCAAAATTGATGAGAGCAATTTAGAAATATCTAAAGATGAATCACACATTGAACCAGAAGGAGATGTGGAAATGGAAAGCATTTCCAACATAGTTAACGGAGAAAATGAAGTAATCAGGACTGCAGACCAGAGTGATGAGGGCGAAGAGTATGAATCAATTCAG GTATTCTTGGATAATAATTCGGATGAAATCTGCATATCTCCGGAATTCCAAGCCGAAAAACCGGGAAGTAGCACTCCGTCCAATAGTCAGTCTCCTGCTCATGAAACGAAAAAGATAAAATTGGTACGAGTTTCTTCGGCGGCCTCTGCGAGCACTTGCAATTTAGAGGATATTCATTTGGCATTCACTGAGCTTTTTATTTCATCTAATATTCCATTCAAAACATTGAATTCGGTTTATCTGAAACGGTTTCTAGCGAAGCTCAATAGAAATTACAAACCACCAACCCTAAAAGAACTAACAACCACATATTTGGATAAAATCCATGAAAAATTCAATGCCCGAGTGCCTTGCGAGGAACAGGATGCTGTTCTACTACTAAGTGGCTGGAAAGATTTCAGTGATACGTCAAAATGCCTTGTGGCTTGCTTATATTTGAAAGCCCAGAATGAGTCACAGGACACGCGCGTATTTTTAAATACTTGGGACTTGGATGTAGATTTTATTGGCGACGATAGCGACATTCAAACAAAAGTTATTCAAGAATCGTATAAACTCGCCAAGGAGTTTTACAATGCAAATATATTTGCAGTCATATCGGACAACTTACAGTTAGAAATCGGATCAGTAGAGATTCCACTATGGCATTCTGTATGTCACAGCTACTTAGCAGGGTGTTTAGCTGAAGATATAATAGATCAAGACGATGTAAAGTTCGTTAAGCAGATTTTACAAGAAGTTAAAAACAAAGATATCGAATTGAAAATTCTTGAAGCTGGCGGAAGTCGAATACTACTACCATCTGAAAAGCGGTACTGCACCTACCGCGACTCCTTCCGATGTTTCATTACAAATAATCCTATTGTACAGGACTTCCTTGAGAGGgaaaatattgatattcattATACTATTCGTTCTGCCATTTGCAACgaatcgtttttgaaaaaaatcgagacTTATTTAAACGTCATTGAACCTTTATGTGAGCTGATCTATTTATCTCAAAAAAGGAACACTACGCTAGCAGAAATCGCAGAAAAATGGATGGAACTTTCTTTTCCATCCGAATTTCAGGAACACCTGGAAAAGAGAAGAGCTCAAGCTCTCACGCCTGTCGCCATGTCTGCGAATTTTATGCATCCAAGTTATCGTGGACGGAAATTTAATAGCGAACAAATGAAAATGGTTGAATACTTCCTGCTTGAAGCGTTAGATTCaccggggctggatcagttacTTCTGTTCAAGAGAAATGAAGACGTGTTCAAGATTTTGGCAGTGAAAAAAGTTATTTCGTATGACACATTTTGGTCAATGGCTGAACGTATGTGTCCAGAATTAGCGACATTCGCTAAACGTTTGCTGTGCATTCCAGCATCGGTTTCATATGTTGATAAGATTTTTTCGAATTGGTCTGGCGCACATTCGTCCGCAAGGAATTTGCTAGGAATGGATTTGTATAGGAAGCTTACAAAGGCGCATTTTGAGTTGAATTTGGCTGATAATTCGAGTAGTTAG